GGGCAGCGTCCTCGAACCCCAACCCGGCTTCGATGTCGGTCACCAACCCGGGTCGGTTGCCCTTGGCGACCAGCACATAGTCCGCGCCCCCGTCGCGGCGACATCCCGCTGACAGAACATGGCATCCCGGTGAGTACCGACCCGGCCACTTGCTGGGGCCGAACCGGGACCGGGTGGACGCGGCCGGTGTCTGACCGCGC
This region of Gemmata massiliana genomic DNA includes:
- a CDS encoding transposase family protein, coding for MQGPIHPLPAVLGLVTLVVRVGRTSLRGIARFGRQHGHPLARALGFRRGQTPAASTRSRFGPSKWPGRYSPGCHVLSAGCRRDGGADYVLVAKGNRPGLVTDIEAGLGFEDAARGISAATSP